Proteins encoded together in one Marispirochaeta sp. window:
- a CDS encoding fibronectin type III domain-containing protein: MNRYRRFNISARLLVVLSLFFTFPGLYALEEEIVLGREKGWGPLQHYNTLLLERGFQGFSDIMLVDAAYSWDKETDLLLHFDSAPPSPSLVRKKSDGPGEILWTRQNYYTITPKGIVPESNTRVFGSGSAMFDRSSSSILQLVPGPGSLFSPGTDWRDFTIEFWLYPAETESSQKILSWEGVTLPGEWGETPKSQAIRCELSRTRLTWRFDSVFRPHDTAPFSLELRGRRELMPRRWHHHMLRFDSRTGLVEYLIDGRVEDIRYANNQDRENGTVFLPFLGSAGNRQLTIGENLSGFLDEFRISSVFRDSDPPAPYENREGTVLINPVDLEFAASRLVRIDSSFETPDDSDIFFYYQLGDSPFMYLPDNEHWKAFTPGDIFSPDTRGRYLHLMATFYPDGKERQSPVLSDITITYEPDLPPAPPSGLSARPQDGAVLLTWSPVPDPDLEGYKIYYGSAPGRYFGQDSEEGPSPIDVGNTTEFIVSGLQNGRLYYFSVVAYDASPRPYQTLFSTEVSARPHGRSQ, encoded by the coding sequence ATGAATAGATACCGAAGATTCAACATATCCGCCAGGCTTCTCGTTGTGCTGTCCCTGTTTTTCACATTTCCAGGATTGTATGCCCTGGAAGAAGAAATTGTTTTGGGCAGAGAAAAGGGTTGGGGACCCCTCCAGCATTACAATACACTCCTGCTGGAACGCGGTTTTCAGGGATTCTCCGATATAATGCTCGTCGACGCGGCTTATTCGTGGGACAAGGAGACCGATCTGCTGCTTCACTTTGACAGTGCACCTCCATCCCCGTCGCTTGTCAGAAAAAAAAGCGACGGGCCGGGAGAAATTCTCTGGACCAGGCAGAACTACTATACAATAACCCCAAAAGGGATTGTGCCGGAATCCAACACCAGGGTCTTCGGCTCCGGGTCTGCCATGTTTGACCGTTCTTCCAGCAGCATTCTTCAACTTGTTCCAGGCCCCGGCAGCCTGTTTTCCCCGGGAACAGACTGGCGCGATTTTACCATTGAGTTCTGGCTCTATCCTGCGGAGACCGAGTCTTCCCAGAAGATTCTCAGCTGGGAGGGGGTAACCCTGCCGGGAGAATGGGGAGAAACACCGAAAAGTCAGGCCATACGCTGCGAGCTGAGCAGGACCCGGCTGACCTGGCGCTTCGACTCTGTCTTTCGCCCCCATGACACTGCCCCATTCTCATTGGAACTGAGAGGCCGGCGGGAACTGATGCCCCGCCGCTGGCATCATCACATGCTCAGATTCGACTCCCGGACAGGTCTTGTCGAATACCTTATCGACGGCCGTGTTGAGGATATCAGATACGCCAACAACCAGGATCGGGAAAACGGGACGGTTTTTCTTCCATTCTTGGGTTCTGCAGGAAACAGGCAGCTCACAATTGGAGAAAATCTTTCCGGCTTTCTGGATGAGTTCAGAATTTCTTCTGTTTTTCGGGATTCAGATCCGCCGGCTCCTTATGAAAACAGGGAAGGCACCGTATTAATCAATCCTGTAGACCTTGAGTTCGCGGCTTCCCGGCTGGTTCGCATTGATAGCAGCTTTGAAACCCCCGACGACTCGGATATCTTCTTTTATTATCAACTTGGAGACTCCCCTTTTATGTATCTCCCGGATAACGAGCACTGGAAAGCCTTTACTCCGGGTGATATATTCTCACCCGATACCCGAGGGCGGTATCTTCACCTCATGGCGACCTTCTACCCCGATGGAAAGGAGCGGCAAAGTCCCGTGTTGTCCGATATTACAATCACCTATGAACCAGATCTGCCGCCAGCGCCTCCTTCCGGTCTGAGTGCCAGGCCGCAGGACGGCGCGGTTCTGCTGACATGGTCCCCTGTACCCGATCCTGACCTTGAAGGCTACAAGATCTATTACGGATCTGCCCCGGGACGCTATTTTGGTCAGGACAGTGAAGAAGGCCCCTCTCCGATTGATGTCGGTAATACCACTGAATTCATAGTGAGCGGACTGCAGAACGGCAGGCTCTACTACTTTTCAGTTGTGGCCTACGATGCTTCCCCCCGGCCGTACCAGACACTCTTTTCCACCGAAGTCAGTGCCCGACCACATGGGAGATCACAATAG
- a CDS encoding response regulator, which yields MGIEVILVTLAAILAVCVGAFGLSFAAVSSGVAYFGSELLVSAINLSIVSLLIITALLFIIFTLFSRPRLEHLFFGLFAAAAIFYSLVRTQQFFSRIFESYAASPGSFLYALLAAMGCFLALFLLRRYKHRISALPVLIVCLFSIGLAAGWILNRQPATEYIEIVHLGLFGIFLLYTLVRLVSLVREKRRVALHMLGILAVAAACCNDFLLYRGLIASEYLLPVGLLVFIFLHVLVQFITIREDYASLRNMDTRIQAADRLKDEFLANTSHELRTPIHAVVGLSESMLRGALGDLTADQKSTLSLVFSSGLRLNAMVSDILDFSRIREGRIHLQREEVDVYQALLVVQRMCAPLLMGRQVSLKNNVLAHSFFIWGDESRTEQSLNNVLLAMIKIVTHGTIEIDAWEDKDFTVITIKSEGMTPAENIIEDLFTAYESEDIGRVEDEGYKGVGLGLSLSRKLIEAQGGNLEYSMKDETGLFRITLPSSKGKLEEEEQEDLEISLDALDNLEALSEDNAHPSEFSLVVVDDNPVNLQVMKNQLSGEEFHIQPFLNGEKALAHILENPPDLVLLDIMMPEIDGYTLCRRIREKYSSTDLPIVLVTAKSEAMDMEEGLAAGANDFLAKPYTQEELMARIRTHLNLAKINTIYSRFVPMEFIDFLGHDNIADIRLGDQVQKEMTVLFVDIRAFTALSEIMTPQENFKFINSFLSRLSPMIQENGGIIDKYIGDSIMALFPNRPEDAIKAAIEMVGHMEVYNRQRASCGYRPISIGVGIHTGNLILGIIGDKGRMQGTVISDAVNLASRIQDVTKLYGANIIISQESFIKLENPTDYGFRFLGKVRVKGKNRSVSLFEIFDGDQEEMRELKTRTKTDFETAILQFSKRQFDESSDLFKRIIAANSDDRAARLFLEKAEAFIAQEKRRFLFSG from the coding sequence ATGGGAATTGAAGTAATTCTTGTTACGCTGGCTGCCATTCTGGCGGTGTGTGTGGGCGCCTTTGGGCTCTCATTTGCTGCCGTATCCTCGGGCGTGGCGTATTTTGGGAGTGAACTCCTGGTTTCGGCGATAAATCTGTCTATTGTCTCATTATTAATCATAACCGCACTGCTTTTCATTATCTTTACGCTGTTCAGCCGACCGCGCCTGGAGCACCTTTTTTTCGGTCTCTTTGCGGCAGCCGCGATCTTCTATTCCCTGGTCAGAACCCAACAGTTTTTCTCCCGGATTTTTGAAAGCTATGCTGCATCTCCAGGGTCTTTTCTCTATGCTCTTCTCGCAGCTATGGGGTGTTTTCTTGCCCTTTTTCTGCTGCGGCGCTACAAACACCGAATATCAGCTCTGCCGGTACTGATTGTTTGTCTTTTCTCTATTGGCCTCGCTGCGGGGTGGATTCTGAACCGGCAGCCGGCGACTGAATACATTGAAATTGTCCACCTTGGACTCTTCGGTATATTTCTCCTCTATACTCTTGTTCGCCTGGTGTCGCTTGTCAGAGAAAAGCGGCGGGTTGCACTGCACATGCTTGGTATCCTGGCTGTCGCGGCAGCGTGCTGTAATGACTTTCTGCTGTACAGGGGGCTCATTGCATCAGAGTATCTGCTGCCTGTCGGTTTACTGGTGTTTATTTTCCTGCACGTGCTGGTGCAGTTTATTACCATCCGGGAGGATTACGCATCTCTCCGCAATATGGACACGCGTATACAGGCGGCGGACAGGCTGAAAGATGAGTTTCTGGCAAATACAAGCCATGAGCTCAGAACCCCTATTCACGCAGTGGTTGGGCTCTCTGAATCAATGCTTCGCGGAGCTTTGGGAGACCTGACTGCCGATCAGAAATCCACTCTTTCCCTTGTTTTTTCCTCCGGGTTACGGCTGAACGCCATGGTCAGTGATATCCTGGACTTTTCCCGAATACGGGAAGGACGGATTCATTTACAGCGAGAAGAGGTCGATGTATACCAGGCTCTGCTTGTAGTTCAGCGGATGTGCGCTCCTTTGCTGATGGGACGGCAGGTATCGCTGAAGAACAATGTTTTAGCCCACTCCTTTTTTATCTGGGGAGACGAAAGCAGGACTGAGCAGTCATTAAACAATGTTCTGCTGGCAATGATAAAGATTGTTACACATGGGACAATAGAAATCGATGCCTGGGAAGACAAGGATTTCACAGTAATAACTATTAAATCCGAAGGAATGACTCCTGCGGAGAATATAATCGAAGACCTCTTTACTGCGTATGAAAGTGAAGACATCGGACGTGTCGAGGATGAAGGATACAAAGGGGTGGGTTTGGGATTGTCCCTCTCCAGGAAACTGATAGAAGCCCAGGGAGGTAACCTTGAGTATTCGATGAAGGATGAAACCGGCCTGTTCCGGATAACCCTTCCCTCGTCCAAAGGCAAACTGGAGGAAGAAGAACAGGAGGACCTGGAAATCTCCCTCGATGCGCTGGATAATCTGGAGGCCTTGAGTGAGGACAACGCCCATCCCTCCGAGTTTTCGCTGGTGGTAGTCGATGACAATCCGGTAAATCTGCAGGTAATGAAGAACCAGCTTTCCGGAGAGGAGTTTCATATTCAGCCCTTCCTGAATGGCGAGAAAGCCCTGGCACATATTCTTGAAAACCCCCCTGACCTGGTTCTGCTGGATATTATGATGCCGGAAATTGACGGCTATACCCTGTGCCGCAGAATTCGAGAAAAGTACAGCTCTACTGACCTGCCGATTGTTCTTGTTACCGCCAAGAGTGAGGCCATGGACATGGAGGAGGGGCTTGCTGCCGGGGCCAATGACTTCCTGGCCAAGCCCTACACCCAGGAAGAACTGATGGCCCGTATTCGCACGCATCTGAATCTTGCGAAGATAAACACCATTTACAGCCGCTTTGTTCCAATGGAATTCATCGATTTTCTCGGTCATGACAATATTGCGGATATAAGGCTGGGAGATCAGGTCCAGAAAGAGATGACCGTGCTCTTTGTCGATATTCGTGCTTTTACTGCTCTCTCAGAAATCATGACCCCCCAGGAAAATTTCAAGTTTATTAACTCCTTCCTTAGCCGCCTGAGTCCGATGATTCAGGAGAACGGGGGCATAATCGACAAGTACATCGGCGACTCCATAATGGCCTTGTTCCCCAACCGGCCGGAAGACGCGATCAAGGCCGCCATCGAGATGGTTGGTCATATGGAGGTCTATAACCGGCAGCGGGCCTCCTGCGGGTATCGTCCCATCAGCATAGGCGTGGGCATACATACAGGAAACCTGATTCTGGGAATTATCGGCGACAAGGGACGTATGCAGGGAACGGTAATCTCCGACGCCGTAAACCTGGCTTCCCGTATTCAGGATGTTACCAAGCTCTACGGAGCGAACATTATCATAAGTCAGGAATCCTTTATCAAACTGGAAAACCCCACGGACTACGGCTTCCGCTTTCTCGGCAAAGTGCGGGTAAAGGGAAAGAACAGATCCGTTTCGTTGTTTGAAATATTCGACGGCGATCAGGAAGAGATGCGGGAGTTGAAAACCAGGACAAAAACTGACTTTGAGACGGCAATTCTGCAGTTTTCCAAGCGGCAGTTCGATGAATCTTCGGACCTTTTCAAACGGATAATCGCAGCCAATTCTGATGACAGGGCGGCGCGGCTTTTTCTGGAGAAGGCGGAGGCTTTTATTGCACAGGAAAAACGAAGGTTTCTGTTCTCGGGTTAA
- the fusA gene encoding elongation factor G, which translates to MSNDITKLRNIGISAHIDSGKTTLTERILFYCKRIHAIHEVRGKDGVGATMDSMELERERGITIASAATNVKWKDTQINIIDTPGHVDFTIEVERALRVLDGAILVLCSVGGVQSQSITVDRQMKRYNVPRIAFVNKCDRTGANPFKVRDQLETKLGHNAIMMQIPIGLEDKHEGVVDLVTMKAYYFEGEDGTELVEREIPSELQELAEERREIMLDAVSMFSEELMEAMLEEQVTEELIYDAIRMGTLSLELTPVFLGSAYKNKGIQPLLNAVLKYLPNPTEVENKALDLDNDEEEVVLKADDTAAPVALAFKLEDGQYGQLTYIRIYQGMIKKGSELYNVRNRKKFKVGRLIKMHADHMEDITEAYCGDIAALFGVDCASGDTFCHPDLNYSMTSMYVPNPVITLAIRPKDKKAADNMAKALNRFTKEDPTFRTYVDSESNETIIQGMGELHLDVYIERMKREYKAEVETGAPQVAYREAISQRADFNYTHKKQTGGSGQYGKVLGYMEPMDEGEGNYVFENKVKGGNIPTEYIPACDKGFQTAMAKGTLIGFPIVGVKMVLEDGQSHAVDSSDMAFQAAALGAFREAYNKAKPVILEPIMKVSVEGPTEFQGNIFGSINQRRGIIVASVEDGNFCRVEAEVPLSEMFGYSTILRSLTQGKAEYTMEFEKYGRLPSSLADELRKEFEEKKKKEAGK; encoded by the coding sequence ATGAGCAATGATATTACCAAACTGAGGAATATCGGTATCAGCGCCCATATCGACTCCGGAAAAACGACCCTGACCGAGCGTATCCTGTTTTACTGTAAACGGATCCACGCGATTCATGAGGTCCGGGGAAAAGACGGTGTCGGGGCGACCATGGATTCCATGGAATTGGAACGGGAGCGGGGAATTACCATCGCTTCCGCGGCAACTAACGTTAAGTGGAAGGACACCCAGATCAACATCATCGACACTCCGGGTCACGTTGACTTTACCATCGAGGTAGAGCGGGCACTGCGGGTTCTGGATGGAGCGATTCTGGTGCTTTGTTCTGTCGGCGGCGTTCAGTCTCAGTCGATTACAGTAGACCGCCAGATGAAGCGTTACAATGTGCCCAGGATCGCTTTTGTTAACAAGTGCGACCGTACCGGCGCAAATCCCTTCAAGGTGCGGGATCAGCTGGAGACCAAGCTGGGACATAACGCGATTATGATGCAGATCCCTATTGGGCTGGAAGACAAGCACGAGGGAGTCGTTGATCTGGTTACTATGAAGGCCTACTACTTTGAAGGCGAAGACGGTACCGAGCTTGTAGAAAGGGAAATCCCTTCAGAACTGCAGGAACTGGCTGAGGAGCGCCGGGAGATCATGCTGGACGCGGTTTCCATGTTTTCCGAAGAGCTTATGGAGGCCATGCTCGAGGAGCAGGTTACTGAAGAGCTTATCTACGATGCTATACGGATGGGAACCCTCTCTTTGGAGCTGACACCCGTATTTTTGGGATCGGCCTACAAAAACAAGGGCATTCAGCCTCTGCTGAACGCGGTGCTGAAGTACCTGCCCAATCCAACCGAGGTGGAGAACAAGGCCCTGGATCTGGACAACGACGAAGAAGAGGTTGTGCTGAAAGCGGACGACACTGCAGCACCGGTAGCTCTGGCCTTCAAACTCGAGGATGGCCAGTACGGTCAGCTTACCTACATCCGTATTTACCAGGGGATGATCAAGAAGGGAAGCGAGCTCTACAACGTGCGCAACCGCAAGAAGTTCAAGGTTGGACGGCTTATCAAGATGCACGCCGATCACATGGAGGACATCACCGAAGCCTACTGCGGCGATATCGCGGCTCTCTTTGGTGTGGACTGCGCTTCGGGAGATACCTTCTGTCATCCGGATCTGAACTACTCTATGACCTCGATGTACGTACCGAACCCGGTAATTACCCTGGCCATCCGTCCCAAGGACAAAAAAGCAGCGGACAATATGGCCAAGGCTCTGAACCGCTTTACCAAGGAAGACCCGACTTTCCGGACTTATGTTGATTCCGAATCCAACGAGACCATCATTCAGGGCATGGGCGAGCTGCACCTGGATGTTTACATTGAGCGTATGAAGCGTGAATACAAGGCGGAGGTCGAAACCGGTGCTCCCCAGGTTGCCTACCGTGAAGCAATCAGTCAGCGGGCGGATTTTAACTACACCCATAAGAAACAGACAGGTGGTTCGGGTCAGTATGGTAAGGTTCTTGGTTACATGGAACCCATGGATGAGGGTGAAGGTAACTACGTATTTGAAAACAAGGTAAAAGGCGGAAACATTCCCACAGAATACATCCCTGCTTGTGACAAGGGATTCCAGACTGCCATGGCGAAGGGGACTCTGATCGGATTTCCGATTGTCGGTGTCAAAATGGTTCTTGAAGACGGACAGTCTCACGCCGTTGACTCTTCGGATATGGCTTTCCAGGCTGCAGCTCTCGGTGCATTCCGAGAAGCCTATAACAAGGCAAAGCCGGTTATACTGGAACCCATCATGAAGGTTTCGGTGGAGGGGCCCACGGAATTTCAGGGGAATATTTTTGGCTCAATCAACCAGCGGCGGGGTATAATAGTAGCATCCGTTGAAGACGGTAATTTTTGCCGGGTCGAGGCTGAAGTGCCTTTGAGTGAGATGTTCGGTTACTCCACCATCCTGCGTTCTCTGACTCAGGGAAAGGCTGAGTACACCATGGAGTTTGAAAAGTACGGACGTCTCCCATCGAGCCTTGCAGATGAACTGAGAAAAGAGTTCGAAGAAAAAAAGAAAAAAGAAGCTGGAAAATAA
- the nth gene encoding endonuclease III: protein MPSVTRIAGNGPDPYRVLISTIISLRTKDEVTIAASERLFSIADNPSRMVETAPSAIAELIYPAGFYRTKTDTILKISAILLEKYCGQVPDSICELLALPGVGRKTANLTLGLAFGIPSICVDTHVHRIPNRAGWIRTVSPEQTEDALMRILPKKYWIEINTLLVAFGKEICTPVSPWCSRCPVSEWCKQVGVERHR, encoded by the coding sequence GTGCCATCGGTAACCAGAATAGCCGGCAACGGACCTGATCCGTACAGAGTTCTGATCTCTACCATCATCAGCTTGCGTACCAAGGATGAGGTTACCATTGCCGCTTCCGAGCGGCTCTTCAGCATCGCAGACAATCCGTCCAGAATGGTAGAAACAGCACCATCTGCAATAGCAGAGCTTATCTACCCGGCCGGGTTTTACCGGACTAAAACCGATACAATCCTGAAGATATCCGCTATCCTCCTGGAAAAATACTGTGGGCAGGTACCTGACTCAATCTGTGAACTCCTCGCGTTGCCGGGAGTTGGAAGAAAAACAGCAAATCTGACCCTGGGCCTTGCCTTTGGTATTCCCTCCATTTGTGTGGACACCCACGTGCACCGGATTCCCAACAGAGCCGGATGGATCCGTACGGTATCACCGGAACAGACCGAAGATGCCCTTATGAGGATCCTTCCAAAAAAGTACTGGATCGAGATTAACACCCTGCTGGTTGCATTTGGCAAGGAAATATGTACTCCTGTCAGTCCCTGGTGCAGCCGATGCCCTGTTTCAGAATGGTGTAAACAGGTGGGAGTTGAGCGACACAGATAA
- the ispF gene encoding 2-C-methyl-D-erythritol 2,4-cyclodiphosphate synthase, with the protein MRIGMGYDLHRLVPGRPLLIGGVIVPAPFGEDGHSDGDVLLHALIDALLGAAALGDIGTHFPPSDPAYKNIDSRKLLATTMEMVRQAGFKLGNIDATVILEKPKLKDYIQTIRTQLAGDLAIDKDMVSIKAKTNESVDAVGESRAVVVHTVVLLFPL; encoded by the coding sequence ATGAGAATCGGTATGGGCTATGATCTGCACCGCCTTGTTCCGGGACGCCCCCTGCTTATCGGGGGTGTAATAGTGCCCGCTCCCTTTGGAGAAGACGGACACTCCGACGGCGATGTACTTCTTCACGCCCTCATTGACGCTCTTCTGGGAGCTGCGGCTCTGGGGGATATCGGGACCCATTTTCCGCCCTCCGATCCAGCCTATAAGAATATCGACAGCCGTAAGCTGCTGGCGACGACCATGGAGATGGTCAGGCAGGCCGGCTTCAAGCTGGGAAATATTGATGCGACTGTAATACTGGAAAAGCCGAAACTGAAAGACTACATTCAGACCATCCGCACCCAACTTGCCGGGGATCTGGCAATCGACAAAGATATGGTCAGTATTAAAGCCAAGACCAACGAAAGCGTCGACGCAGTCGGAGAGAGCAGGGCCGTTGTCGTCCACACAGTTGTGCTTCTATTTCCCCTATGA
- a CDS encoding IspD/TarI family cytidylyltransferase: MRAAALVTAAGSSQRFGGSMKKEYLPLGTGTVLSNAISPFSNPGIFTNLVVTIPEGGEMEAANALQDFPRAEEVIFVSGGASRQASVLAGLQALARYKPDVVLIHDGARPWCSQGIAEAVALRALEAGACAPAVPAVDAMKILSRDGFIIDNLSRETTYRIQTPQGFVFEDILEAHIKAAEDGGIYIDDTEIYGRYIGAVATVPGDETNRKITYQEDLKP, from the coding sequence ATGCGTGCCGCAGCCCTCGTTACCGCAGCAGGTTCAAGTCAGCGTTTCGGCGGCAGCATGAAGAAGGAATATCTTCCCCTCGGGACCGGCACTGTCTTATCCAACGCTATAAGCCCCTTCTCCAACCCGGGAATCTTTACCAACCTTGTTGTTACAATTCCCGAGGGAGGTGAAATGGAAGCCGCAAATGCCCTGCAGGATTTTCCACGGGCAGAAGAGGTCATCTTTGTCTCCGGCGGAGCTTCCCGCCAGGCATCGGTGCTTGCAGGGCTCCAGGCGCTGGCCAGGTATAAGCCCGATGTAGTTTTGATTCACGACGGGGCCCGCCCCTGGTGTAGCCAGGGGATTGCGGAAGCCGTTGCCCTTCGAGCCCTGGAAGCAGGGGCCTGCGCCCCGGCAGTACCAGCGGTAGACGCCATGAAGATTCTGTCCAGGGACGGGTTCATCATTGACAACCTCTCCCGGGAAACGACCTACCGTATTCAGACACCCCAGGGATTTGTCTTCGAAGATATTCTTGAGGCCCATATTAAAGCAGCCGAAGACGGGGGAATCTATATTGACGACACCGAAATTTACGGTCGTTATATTGGAGCTGTCGCTACAGTCCCCGGAGACGAAACCAACAGAAAGATAACCTACCAAGAGGATCTGAAGCCATGA
- a CDS encoding CarD family transcriptional regulator, translating to MESAVQGNTSTQYKVNQEVVYPLQGVGKITAIEEKDFKGKKLLYYIVYLEVSDMTVMIPVDKADELGIRAIVSKAESNKALKLISEDHEPITADWKMRYQMNLDLLKSGSVMDIATVVRTLYHRSKIKELPILERKLFDSALKLLVDEISYSLEKGKEEVENLIFSRLESQD from the coding sequence ATGGAATCAGCCGTACAGGGTAATACCTCGACTCAATATAAGGTCAATCAGGAAGTTGTTTATCCGCTTCAGGGGGTCGGAAAGATCACCGCAATAGAAGAAAAGGACTTCAAGGGCAAAAAGCTGCTCTACTACATAGTCTATCTGGAGGTATCTGATATGACTGTCATGATACCGGTGGACAAAGCGGATGAGCTTGGAATACGGGCCATTGTTTCCAAAGCGGAATCAAACAAGGCTCTTAAGCTGATCTCCGAAGACCATGAACCGATAACCGCGGACTGGAAAATGCGCTATCAGATGAACCTCGACCTGCTGAAAAGCGGAAGTGTCATGGATATCGCGACAGTTGTCCGAACCCTCTACCATCGCAGCAAGATTAAGGAACTCCCCATTCTGGAGCGTAAGCTCTTCGACAGTGCTCTGAAGCTGCTGGTAGACGAGATTTCCTATTCCCTCGAAAAAGGGAAGGAAGAAGTCGAAAACCTGATCTTCTCAAGACTCGAATCCCAGGATTAA
- a CDS encoding FAD-dependent oxidoreductase: protein MSPTFILPLPVLLTATRYKAGDELIRGETIIIHTGAAARSPGVSGIESVPWLDNKGILDLSELPDHLLVIGGLEFGQAFRRFGSRVTVLERGNRIIFREDPGISSLAQELLEDEGLVFHLGTEILFVEKDGAEITVMYRQGTDKKKIEGSHLLVAAGRAPAVDNLNLEAAGVQTNERGYIEVDDGRTSKKHIYALGDVNGKGAFTHTSVHDGQVFLDHYLYGGERRISDRNLIYAMYIDPPLARVGINAAEAARRGIDFLAAEMPMSAVSRAREKAETGGVMKVITDARSKTILGTR, encoded by the coding sequence ATGTCACCGACTTTTATCCTGCCTCTGCCGGTTTTATTGACGGCCACACGGTACAAGGCCGGGGATGAACTTATCCGGGGAGAAACAATAATTATCCATACAGGTGCTGCAGCCCGGAGCCCCGGGGTTTCAGGTATCGAATCGGTTCCCTGGCTCGATAACAAGGGTATCCTGGATCTCTCTGAGCTTCCCGATCATCTGCTTGTTATCGGAGGGTTGGAGTTCGGCCAGGCATTTCGGCGCTTCGGGAGCAGGGTAACGGTATTGGAGCGGGGAAACCGTATAATCTTCCGCGAAGATCCCGGTATCAGCAGCCTGGCGCAGGAATTGCTCGAGGACGAGGGTCTGGTTTTTCATCTCGGGACTGAAATTCTGTTTGTAGAAAAAGACGGAGCGGAAATAACTGTAATGTACAGACAGGGGACGGATAAAAAAAAGATTGAAGGAAGCCATCTGCTTGTGGCTGCCGGAAGAGCGCCTGCGGTTGACAACTTGAATCTTGAAGCAGCAGGAGTCCAGACCAATGAAAGAGGATATATTGAAGTCGATGATGGTCGTACCAGTAAAAAGCATATCTACGCCTTGGGAGACGTAAACGGAAAAGGGGCATTTACCCATACTTCGGTTCACGACGGTCAGGTTTTTCTGGACCACTACCTGTATGGCGGAGAAAGAAGGATAAGCGACCGAAATCTGATTTATGCCATGTACATAGATCCTCCCCTGGCACGGGTCGGGATAAACGCGGCCGAGGCCGCCCGCCGCGGGATTGATTTTCTTGCTGCTGAAATGCCTATGAGCGCGGTAAGCCGGGCCCGGGAGAAAGCGGAAACCGGCGGAGTAATGAAGGTGATTACCGATGCCCGGAGCAAGACGATTCTGGGGACGAGGTAA